The Fervidicoccus fontis Kam940 DNA window CCTTTCTGCTACATAAATCAATCCCTTCTTCCAAAGCTCCCTGAATGTTGCTTGGGTGAGCTTTCTATATTCTTCGCTGTCAGTTCCGTTTTTCCAATAATCGTAGCTGCATCCAAGCCTTTCTAGTAGCTTTACCATTTCTTCCTCTATAGAATCAAGCTCCTTTTTGCAAAGCGCTAAAAACTTCTCCCTTCCTTCTGGTGTGGAGGAAACTTCATGAGGATTTATTCCTGTTTTCTTTTCAACACTCACTTCAACAGGCAAGCCGTTTCTATCAGCATAAAAAGGAAGAAGAACATTATAACCAATCATTCTGAAAAACCTTGCAATCATGTCATGATGGACGTAATGCGCTGCCCCAGCGACGTGCCATTTTCCGCTAGGATATGGAGGTGGGGTATCAATTACAAGAGTTGGCTTCCTTCCTAAATCCTCCTTCCTGAATTTTCCTATGTTCTCCTTTTTCCACCTTTCAATGATCTCGTTCTCCTTTTTTATATCCCATCTTTTCTCTTCTATAATATTGCTACTGCCGTTGTTTTCCAAGCGCTCCACCCATTAGAGCTACTATTAGTGAAAAATTCGTTCAGGCATTTTAATTTTGTAATTAATTCCTTTAATTTTCTTTTCTTTAAAAACATGAGTTTTCCTTTAAGCTTTTAGAAATAAGACATAATTGGTAATTTATAAATAGCTTGCATTCCTAATATAATACATTCCGTAAAAAATGTTTCAAATTGGAGGTACATATGTTGCAAAGAGAAGAAGTTGTAGTTTCTCCCCAGCTTTTAGAGAAGCAACTTTCTAAGGAACCATTTTTAAAAAAGGCGTACGAAATAGCATTGCGCGACGAGGAGCTTCAGGTTTTATTAGAGCATAGTAATGTAATGGCAGTTAAAAGATTGAAATATAACGACCACGGTCCTACACATGCAAAAATAGTTTCAGGCTCTAGCTTAGAAATATTCGACAGAATATTCTCCGCCGGCATTGAGCCTACTACTATAAAAGACGGTATTTTTCAGAAGACAGAAGAAGCAAAGCTGGTGGTCCTTTTAGGTTCGCTTTTTCATGATATTGGAAATAGTATTCACAGAATAAATCACGAGTTTATAGGAATGCTTATGTCCGCAAGTATTCTAGATAGAATTCTTTCTTCAATATTTCCAAACGATAAAAGGAAAGCTATATTAATGAGAGAAGAAGTGCTTCATGCTATATATGCTACAAGCTATACTGTTCCTGCACTTACTATTGAGGCTGGCTGTGTTAAGGTTGGAGATGGCACCGATATGTCAGAAGGAAGAGCAAGGATCCCTTATAGGTTAGGAAAAAACGATATTCATGCTATTTCTGCTCTAAGCATAGACAAAGTGACGATTTCTTCCGAAGACGAGACTCCAGTTGTAATAACCATTTATATGAAGGAGAGAGCTGGAGTGTTCCAGGTTGAGCAGGTTCTTTATCCAAAGATAGCGACGAGCGGTATAAAGAAGTATGTCAAGCTTAAAGCAGTATGGGGAGGAAAAGAAATGAAAATGGATCTTTCATAAAGAGAATTGCTGAAGGTAACAATATGATAGAAACTGAAGTAAAAATAAAAATTGATGACAACGATGAAAAGAGGATCAGGGATTTTGCAGAAAGTAGTTGCATATTTAGAGAAAAAGTATCCATAAATGACATATATCTGATCCATCCTTGCATCGATTTTTCTAAAACAGATGAGGCAGTAAGGATTAGAATTGAAAGTACTGCCGGTATTGAAAAAGTAAAAATAACATATAAAGGCAAAAGAAATAAAGACACAGATTTCAAAAAAAGGGAAGAAATAGAATTTGAGGTTAAAGCGAGCCCAAATGACGTAATATCATTTTTCTTAAGAAATAGGTACAGGGTCCTTTGTAATATAGAAAAAGATAGGGAGATATATGAGTGTAAGGGTTTTTACCTCATGATAGATAATGTGAAGGATCTAGGAAAATATATTGAGCTCGAGCAAATAGGCAAAAACGAAAAATCTATACAAATCTTTCTCGAGTCTTTCAATCTCAAAGAAAAAATTGAACCTCTTACATACTTAGAACTAATTATGAAAAAATGAAAAACATACATACGCAAAGATAATAATTTTTTTAAAAACATCAATAAAATGGTGATTTAAATGTCATTGAGGCTACAAGTTAAAAAGCCGAAGGAACAGTCCACAGAATATGATGTAGCAATAATAGGTTCAGGTCCAGCTTCATTATCGTGTGGATTATATTCTGCGAGGTATAGGATGAAGACGATAATAATAGGAGATACGATTGGTGGGCAATTAAATCTTACAAATATAGTTGAAAATTATCTCGGTTTTCCAAAGATTACAGCAACAGATCTAATCTCGAGATTTAAGAAACATGTAGAAGAATACGATGTGGAATTCAACCTAGACAGAGTTAATAGTATAAAAAAAGAGGGTAGCTACTTTATTATTAGAACTGTAAATGGCAAAGAAATAAAAGCTAAGTCAATCGTTTTAGCTATAGGGCTTAAAAGGAGAAAACTTAATGTGCCGGGAGAAAATGAATTTGCAGGAAAAGGAGTCAGCTATTGTAGCATATGCGACGCCGCATTTTTTAAGGATGCAGCTGCAGTAGCTATTGTTGGCGGAGGAGACTCTGCTTTGGAAGGTGCACTACTTTTGAGCGAATATGCTAAAAAGGTTTACTTAATACATAGAAGAGATCAGTTCAGGGGACAGCCGATATTAGTAAATGCAGTAAAGTCCCGAAAGAATATAGAAATAGTTTACAACAGTATAGTAAAAGAAATTAAAGGAGATAAGAAAGTAAACTCAGTTAAAATAAAGAATGTAGTTAGCGGAGAAGAAAGAGAACTTCAAGTTAACGGAATATTCATTGAAATAGGATTTGAGCCTGACATAGAATTACCTAGAAGCATCGGCATCGAGCTCGATGAGAACGGATTCATAAAGGTCAATGAATATATGTCAACAAATGTAGAAGGAGTTTTCGCTGCTGGAGATTGCACCAACATGTGGAAGGGATTTAGACAAATAATTACGGCGACAGTGCAGGGTGCTGTTGCAGCATATTCAGCTTATAAGTATTTAAGTGAAAAATGGAATAAAAATTAAGCTTTTATTTCTGCTTTAAAGTTCTTAAGAATTTCTGCAACGTTTTCCTTCCACCTTGACAAGCCGTAAGGAGTTTCTGGGTATTCATTATATGCGTTTTTCATTTTATTCATAAATGTCGAAAGTGTCCTCAGCTTTAAAAGTAGAGACGGCTTCGAAGTCATTTTTAAAATCTTAAAGAAATCGCTCACTATCTTCACTGACTTTTCTATAGCGGATTCATTTAACTCTCCTTTTCTTCCGAGAATGTCCACATCATTTTCGTCAACAATTTTCTTCTCCATGATGAAATCGAGCTCCTCGTCACTGAGCCTTTGAAGGAACATTCTTGTAAGCTCAAGAGATGCCTGCTTTGTTCCTATCATCTTCATGTACCCAACATTTGTGATCCATAAGTTGAACCTGTTAGGCTCTCCTTTTTCAAATGCATTTTCTATTCCTTTTGATGCCCAATATGCGGATATCATAGCATAACCCATTCCGCCACCGTGGACAGGATTGACTGCAAACGCAGAATCGCCGATGGCTATGAAATTGTCCCAAACTAAGGAATCTAAGGGTCTTCTTGTTGGTACTTGTGCCCCGCCTGAAGAGATTACTTCTTTTTTGCTCCTTATCTCAGGTCTTTTGCTCAATAAATTTTCGTATATTAGTTTTGGATTTGGATATCCCATACCGCCCTGAACGCCAAGTCCTATGTTTGCGCTGTCTATTCCCTCTGGGAAATACCACCAATAACCCCCTGGAGAAACTTTCTGATTCAGGTATATTTTCAATATACTGGGCTCCTTTATCTCATAATTAAGCTTGACTATTTCTCTATATGCTATATCTGAGTCTTTGGGATCCAGTTCTTCAGAAACGGGCCATTCCTTTGGCAGGTATCTTCTTATCACTCCAGCAGTTCCAGTAGCATCAACTATAATTTTTCCCTTGAATTCTTCAATTTTATCATTGATTTTTACCTTTATTCCAGCAAGTTTTGCGTTTTCAAAAACTGGACCCAAAACTTGCGTTCTTGGATAAAATTCTACTCCGTTATCAACTGCTGTCTTAAGAAGTCTAGTGCCGAACTTTTTCCTATCAATGATGTACCCTTCACCATAAATTCTAAATTCTACATGTTCACTAGGACTGATTATACTGATTCCTGTCACAGTTTGTTTTATTTCATCTCCTTGGGGTTCTGGAATTCCAAGCTCGAAAAAGTGATGCTTACCAATAGCATT harbors:
- the cyaB gene encoding class IV adenylate cyclase, translating into MIETEVKIKIDDNDEKRIRDFAESSCIFREKVSINDIYLIHPCIDFSKTDEAVRIRIESTAGIEKVKITYKGKRNKDTDFKKREEIEFEVKASPNDVISFFLRNRYRVLCNIEKDREIYECKGFYLMIDNVKDLGKYIELEQIGKNEKSIQIFLESFNLKEKIEPLTYLELIMKK
- a CDS encoding digeranylgeranylglycerophospholipid reductase: MIVNNDYDVIIAGSGPSGSTLAYFLSQKKSYKVAVFDSRSWEDLWGKPCGNAIGKHHFFELGIPEPQGDEIKQTVTGISIISPSEHVEFRIYGEGYIIDRKKFGTRLLKTAVDNGVEFYPRTQVLGPVFENAKLAGIKVKINDKIEEFKGKIIVDATGTAGVIRRYLPKEWPVSEELDPKDSDIAYREIVKLNYEIKEPSILKIYLNQKVSPGGYWWYFPEGIDSANIGLGVQGGMGYPNPKLIYENLLSKRPEIRSKKEVISSGGAQVPTRRPLDSLVWDNFIAIGDSAFAVNPVHGGGMGYAMISAYWASKGIENAFEKGEPNRFNLWITNVGYMKMIGTKQASLELTRMFLQRLSDEELDFIMEKKIVDENDVDILGRKGELNESAIEKSVKIVSDFFKILKMTSKPSLLLKLRTLSTFMNKMKNAYNEYPETPYGLSRWKENVAEILKNFKAEIKA
- a CDS encoding phosphohydrolase; translation: MLQREEVVVSPQLLEKQLSKEPFLKKAYEIALRDEELQVLLEHSNVMAVKRLKYNDHGPTHAKIVSGSSLEIFDRIFSAGIEPTTIKDGIFQKTEEAKLVVLLGSLFHDIGNSIHRINHEFIGMLMSASILDRILSSIFPNDKRKAILMREEVLHAIYATSYTVPALTIEAGCVKVGDGTDMSEGRARIPYRLGKNDIHAISALSIDKVTISSEDETPVVITIYMKERAGVFQVEQVLYPKIATSGIKKYVKLKAVWGGKEMKMDLS
- the trxB gene encoding thioredoxin-disulfide reductase; this encodes MSLRLQVKKPKEQSTEYDVAIIGSGPASLSCGLYSARYRMKTIIIGDTIGGQLNLTNIVENYLGFPKITATDLISRFKKHVEEYDVEFNLDRVNSIKKEGSYFIIRTVNGKEIKAKSIVLAIGLKRRKLNVPGENEFAGKGVSYCSICDAAFFKDAAAVAIVGGGDSALEGALLLSEYAKKVYLIHRRDQFRGQPILVNAVKSRKNIEIVYNSIVKEIKGDKKVNSVKIKNVVSGEERELQVNGIFIEIGFEPDIELPRSIGIELDENGFIKVNEYMSTNVEGVFAAGDCTNMWKGFRQIITATVQGAVAAYSAYKYLSEKWNKN